The following is a genomic window from Bactrocera tryoni isolate S06 chromosome 2, CSIRO_BtryS06_freeze2, whole genome shotgun sequence.
TCGCATATTCCGGGCGCAATCCACCGCCGAATGATTGTAAAAAgatcaaataaaatgcacaaAGCTACGAGTACACTACACTAAGAATACAGTATCGAGATTTAGAACGCTGTTTGTTGGAGAAGTTAAGGTCTTATACTAAATTTTGTATGGTATTTTGTCAAACAGCGCTGATTACAGTGGCGACCCAACAACTTAGGACAGCATACGTGCCAATGCGAAGAAAAGTACAATGGCGACGGCTATGGGGCTGTGGCGTTGGAGCCATTGCAGAGATTTTCGGTGCAAATATCGCACGCCAACTGCTTCACGAATGGCAAAGAGGGATCGGCCTGGCAGCCGGATTGCGTATTCGAAACATCACCATAGAAGCAGCCACGGATGACCTGGGGATCTCCGGTAACTGAAAAGATAGAAaaagtacaatattttattatttatggtgggttttcaataatttttgtttgtccaTAAAACTTCTAatgcaataacatttttttataaatccgCTGCTGAATctagaatttaaataaatttatcgaTTTCAAGAAGTTCTCAAGGActgaggtgtctaggaacctatttttcagagtaccaaacgaaaaaaaaaatttttttttgaatcatatTAGAgtgattatatgtatgtacttacagtATATACCCTCACCAGCTGCCATGTTAAATGCACTTTGAATTtcactttcaaaataaatatgcattgcAGAGATTAGTTCGCAATTATTTGCAATGCTCGTTTTAATTAGAGacaatatgtaagtatgtgtgtaaatatgcaaTTACGAGAATTCTACAGCGCACAAAGGCGCCGATAAGAACCGGTTTGCAACCGGTTATAGGTTTCGACTTGCTTGGGAGCTTCGCTTAGAAGTTAATGCGCAATAACAGTTTATCGTGATGACATAAAGACGCGGCGCTAAGCACAAACACAGCCTCCTTAATGCCTATACACAAGAGTACAaacctatatatgtaaatatatatgtatatgcacgtaTTGTTAGTGTGTGAGAAGAATTGTGAATTCATGCGGTATTTTTTCTCACATGTTTCTTGTATTTCTGTTTTTGGATATCCATTACTTACTGTCGAGCACCTTCCTCATGCAGCCGGTGGCATTGAGCACGTTGACGAAGTTCGGCAGGAAGCGCGGCGGCGATATGCGTGCGCAATCGTATTTCATGTCATCGCTGGCCTCGAATTTCTGACCGCACTTGGGATTGGTGATCGAGTCGCAGATGTAGCATCGCACGGCAAAGGCTGCGGAGAGAAAAGTAGTGTTAGCTGTTGTATATGGCGCTTACTATAGAAATGTATtttcatataatacatacatatgtatttacaaatacagCTAAATTAGTattcatattatattatttgaatacAGTAACTCCATAGTCTGAGTAAGATTGGTAGATTATGGGGTTAGGAGTAGTCagacttaaaaaataaaaccgatttatttttgcatttgcttGAAGTTAGGAGCGtagtaatattcaaaatttaaagtaaatccGTCAAATACTCTTCGACTAATTAAATATGTAGCAAAACGTTCTGGGGCACTCTGGACTGTTCGAGTAAAACTTCATGTTTTTTGAATTGACGCGACTGTAGCGCGAAGAttgtttagtttaaatttttatttcgaatttttttaatttgaatgtttttttatttcgactCTTTAACGATTATCTATTGTTTTTTTCCTAAAATCTGGCAGAAGTTTTCCTGAAGCCGtcattttgttaaataaagaaaactttgaTCAAGCTCTAGACTATCTActaataaacttatttttttgtccGGTCGATTTTAGATGAATATCCAAATCCAAGGATTGATGATGGTTAAGGATTACATGGGTTTTCGGGTTCCAAAAAATCGAATGTTTTACAATGTTATTAAATCTCtattatctatctatctataacACCTCTAGAacattgtcctaaattttcaagttgaaccgagtaatagtttcgaagataaagccttgagaacttgtgggctagctaggctaaatgCGCcgttttaaacgcgttttcctcGAATATTTCTctagaactacttaaccgaACTTCCTGAAATATAATTCTTAAGGACTTGGACGAaggacttttttcgattgcaactatttaaagcaaaaaaaaaaattgtcgcgaagttttcactgaaactttcatttttttgtaaaaatgtctgccaaaaatccaaaatttttttttgtttcctttatgCAAGTTCGgagttaagattttaactaaacCATGTACTTTTTCACATTAGATGCTCCTGGCAGGATAACTCGGATAACGCATTTCCGAAGGGCCACCGGAAATGGCATCGTAATGGccgagttaaattttttttcttaaatttcaaaatttctttgttaataatgtaGGTTTGTAGCagtaaaaattctaataagaatttaattttttatatgaaaaaaaaggtttgaaAAGTTGTTACCAGAGGAAACCCTTAGCTTTTAcctttaaattacattttttcacttttctgtcAAGGAAATTAACCAATGGTGCTAAAACATAGAGTCAAATAATTGATTGAAAAAAGATGATTAAAATAGTAATTTGTTTATGTCTCTGACTACATCTAAGTCCTTATGGATTGTACATAATtaagtacataaaaatatatatatatagttcatatatatatttagttatataagCTTATATATTGAAGGTGATATGAACTGCTCATAGCTATGTAAGGTCAAAGTAATGTGAATTATTACTTTTTGCTCATTATGGTGACTCGGCTAAGCGTCAACAAATCTTTTTActgaattatgaaaaaatttatttaattataatatgtatttaagttatGAAGAAAGGGTGTCTTTTTTTAACTGATCAATTTTTTCAGTCCCATCATGAAATtaccttggaaataccctaaaaaaattccctgtaaatttgagcccttaatattaacattaaggactgtaCCAAGGCATTTTTCAtagcttttttattacataccatctatgaatATTccataaagccttacttaaaaagccgaatatctcgagaagtattaatgattgcgattttgacctcgaaccttttttgtagcaaataaaatttcctacaagtttgtcatttTCTCTATAGCTTTTGTCATTtaagagatatatacaaaaaaattcgaatttcgtggaaaattCAGGTTTAGAGTCCGGTACTACCTCGctggtgtgagtttcgactttgaaGCAAagagcacttttgtagagtatacaattctgaggaatatgtgtctaaagtcaaagcgatgccataaaatgcctttgagcaatagaaattttaagataaaaaatcacgattgtcgtgtattttcaatggaaaatttttacatgccttgatCCAGTCCTTAATgataatattaagggctcaaattttcaggtaTTTTTTTGTAGTATATTTCCAAGGAAAATTCATGATGGGactgaaaaaagttaatagttcaaaaaaaaaacacaatatatacatatacatatatacatatatgtatgtatgtaagaggatttgtcacgaagtttgtaataacCAGAGAGACATGTCGGAGACCTTGTAAAACACCCATCTAAACAAACTTAACAGACCAAAAACAAGAATGTCACTTATTTTAATACAACTCTTTCTTATCGCCTTTAAAGTTTGCTCTTTTTGAGCCAATATAAGCATCTCAAGGCTTAAACCAATTTTCCAAACATTTGTTATGAGGATTATATATAACAAGTGTCTGCCATAGTCTAAAGTACTTTCGGCGTATTATTTTTAATGGCTTCAATGGATTTATGGTGTATATCCCATAGGAAAATTCGCGTTGAAAGTAGTCACAGGGTGCCTAATTTGGTGAATACGTTGGCTGTGCGTTGACTCTCTCTGCGTTTTTAGTCAAAATGTCAGTCACAATTATGCTAGGAtaagacgtacatatgtatgtatctgtgtaGAAATCCGGACGTTTATGGCTAGTTGCTTCACGTAAACACCTTGCCAAGTAATTATTCTAATTAACACCACAATGAAATAAAACGATGTGCAACAACTTTATTTATCACCGATTTTGACATGGTTTTTAGGTTgcggctcatttttggagcgccattctTTGACATCTTGGATAGTTTCCACATCATATTCGTTTTAAATGAACCGaatccgagtcaaatttgatcagatggtaaatgtttttatgtacataagtatatataatttttttttttacattattactAGATGCGGTCGCACGTTGTTGTGGCtcttcttctttgttggcgtagacaccgcttacgcgattataggcgAGATAGGGTATACATTGAGTGCGATTATAATGAATTATTCTATACAATGCAAATATTATTTGAGGAATATGGACGAGCACGTTATTGCCGGTGCATGAATTTAAGTTATTGTACTTTCTGTTCAATTGTAAAAGCTattgaaacaaatatttgtcaataaaaaaaatgaattttcatGGCCTTATTTTAGCTTAGGTTTATTATTGTATtgattttaattaagatttgttttatatttaatataattattatttcttatcttTTAAGTTGGTTCAAGCtgaacacagtgtgctaaattttactaaaatcgctTCAGTAGTTAAGGAGTGTACCCCGGACAAAATGTGGTacgtaattttaataatataaatgagttctatatatggtatatttttaatttattttatatattttaagtttaatgccacgtataattatttttggtgTTATTAGCAGTAAAAAGTTTGCACTCACCTGAACATGCAACACTGGCGATAACGGCAATAGCCAACAATGATTTTACAGCAGaaaccatttttgttttgttaattgttttgaattgtttGTG
Proteins encoded in this region:
- the LOC120769539 gene encoding uncharacterized protein LOC120769539: MVSAVKSLLAIAVIASVACSAFAVRCYICDSITNPKCGQKFEASDDMKYDCARISPPRFLPNFVNVLNATGCMRKVLDITGDPQVIRGCFYGDVSNTQSGCQADPSLPFVKQLACDICTENLCNGSNATAP